In Nitrospirota bacterium, one DNA window encodes the following:
- the trpS gene encoding tryptophan--tRNA ligase has product MQSSGKVHLGNYVGALQNWVKLQDKYDCYYFVADWHALTTGYTNPSVLHESVTDLLVNFLAAGLDPDKCTIFIQSRILEHAELHLLLSMITPLGWLERVPTYKEKQTELSERDLSTYGFLGYPLLQTADIIMYRAKHVPVGIDQVPHLEISREIARRFNNLYGEVFPEPDALLTPFPKVPGVDGRKMSKSYGNAIYLSDSAKEVEQKIRTMTTDPARIRRTDIGDPEQSPVFQLHKVFSTAEEQAEVAEGCRTAGIGCIDCKKVLIKNVFSVLEPIWEKRAALLADPDKLHAIAEKGNEKARKVAQETMQLVRKAMGLY; this is encoded by the coding sequence ATGCAGTCAAGCGGAAAGGTACATCTCGGCAATTATGTCGGCGCGCTGCAGAACTGGGTGAAGCTGCAGGATAAATACGATTGCTACTATTTTGTTGCTGACTGGCATGCCCTTACAACAGGATATACCAACCCTTCGGTGCTGCACGAATCGGTCACAGACCTGCTGGTGAACTTCCTTGCCGCAGGACTTGATCCTGATAAATGCACCATCTTTATCCAGTCCAGGATACTGGAGCATGCAGAGCTGCATCTCCTGCTTTCGATGATCACACCCCTTGGCTGGCTTGAGCGCGTGCCGACCTATAAAGAGAAGCAGACAGAACTGAGCGAGCGCGACCTCTCCACATACGGTTTTCTCGGTTACCCGCTTCTGCAGACAGCAGACATTATCATGTACCGGGCAAAGCATGTGCCTGTCGGCATAGACCAGGTGCCTCACCTTGAGATATCGCGTGAAATTGCACGCAGGTTTAATAACCTTTACGGTGAGGTTTTCCCTGAGCCTGATGCACTGCTGACCCCCTTCCCCAAGGTGCCTGGGGTAGATGGCAGAAAGATGTCAAAGAGCTATGGCAATGCCATCTATCTTTCAGACAGCGCAAAGGAAGTAGAACAGAAGATCAGGACCATGACCACTGACCCGGCCCGTATTCGCAGAACAGACATAGGCGATCCGGAGCAGTCTCCCGTCTTTCAGCTTCATAAGGTCTTTTCAACAGCAGAAGAGCAGGCAGAGGTTGCTGAGGGATGCAGGACAGCAGGCATCGGCTGCATTGACTGCAAGAAGGTGCTTATCAAGAACGTCTTCTCTGTGCTTGAGCCGATCTGGGAGAAAAGGGCAGCCCTTCTTGCTGATCCTGATAAACTGCATGCGATAGCAGAAAAGGGAAACGAGAAGGCCAGAAAGGTGGCGCAGGAGACCATGCAGCTCGTACGCAAGGCAATGGGGCTGTATTAG
- the mazF gene encoding endoribonuclease MazF, translating into MRTIPDRGDIILLSFDPTLGHEQAGFRPALVLSPALYNKASGLCLICPITTKIKGYPFEVALDGAKKTSGVALADQVRSIDWQVRKVKVTDRISATALSQVLAKFKPLLY; encoded by the coding sequence ATGAGAACAATTCCGGATCGCGGCGATATTATCCTTTTGAGTTTCGATCCGACATTAGGGCATGAGCAGGCAGGGTTCAGACCGGCGCTTGTCCTTTCTCCTGCGCTCTACAATAAGGCTTCCGGCCTCTGTCTTATCTGCCCGATCACCACAAAGATCAAAGGTTATCCATTTGAAGTGGCGCTTGACGGTGCAAAGAAGACCTCTGGAGTTGCCCTTGCCGATCAGGTTCGCTCTATCGACTGGCAGGTCCGCAAAGTAAAAGTAACTGACCGCATTTCAGCGACAGCCCTTTCACAAGTCCTCGCTAAATTCAAACCTCTTCTTTACTGA